The Arachis ipaensis cultivar K30076 chromosome B05, Araip1.1, whole genome shotgun sequence nucleotide sequence ACTCCACCGGGGCGCAAGCTTCCCCTATTCCCGAGAAGACGGCCGGCATTGGGCACTCGTCCTCTTCCCAACAAGGGGACGATGACTTGAAGCTTATCCCCACTCCTAAAAGGCAAAGGGCATCCTCCAGCCCAGAAGGAACTCTCACCGTGATGGAGAGAAACTTCGACGCTGGGGCTTTCATAGACAACCAGTTGATCCCTGGCACGGAAGATCACTTTCTCGGCACCAAGCTTGtagggcaggcgaggtggatgtatcgtaCGCTTCTCTGCGGAGCTGTAatagctcggaaggccgagttTGAGTTGTCGGGGATGCAGTCACTATGAAGGAAGCTCAAAACTGCTTCCAAGGCCAGCAACGAATTCAAAGCTCAAATTGAAAAGCTTCAGGAACAACCGTCCAAGGCGGAGAAGGGGCGTAAGGATGCCGAGGAGAAGGTTGCGTCCTCCGAGGAGAAATTGAAGGTTTCTGATGCTACCGTCTCCCGTTTAACCAAGTGGGAGATGACTCTAGAGAGCCAACTCAGTGCCGCGCAAGGTCGGTGGTCGCGATGAAGAAGGAGCGTGACCCGGCCGTCTCGTCGGCTAAGGCCGCTCAAGCTGAGGTTGAGGAGCTCAAGAAGAAACATAAGGGGGTCAAGGAGCAGGGAAAAAACGCGATCTTCATGACCGAGGAGGCCCTTAAGGCCCAAGTGAAGATCTTGGCTCCCGATTTCGATACGTCAGCCATTGGGGTCTTCAAAACGATccaggatggcaagattgttgacatgccCCGAAAATGAACTCTTGTACCTTATGCTTTTTGCATGGATTTGTGACCTTGTTGTAGAACACTGTTAAACTTATTTCGTTATACTTTAATAGTCGTTTGGTCGGCTTCTGATTATCGTCTTTATCTGCTTATTTAgtagcattttctttgttttcttacCGTTTTGTCGGTGTGGACTTATCGCTTGTGTCCGTTTTGCCATTACGTTGGTAACTTGGGCAAAACTAAGTCTTGGCCTTGTTATTATCGCAGCCATTTGTTATGACTTTGATTTGTTTGGCTCCcgaggtgatcagtcccgggttgcCGTATCGTTGTCCCGTTTACCATACGTTGAAAAACATGATGTTGTGGGACACATATTGGGGAATAGTAGATGGGAGAATTTAGACAAGTAAACATTAATCGACAGTTAAATAAGTATATAGCCATGGTAGGCACTTAACAAAAGTAAATCACTGAGCTTGTTAAAAGTAAATCATTGAGCTCGTCAGGCCGCCTGGCCGGCGTGCTTGAGCTAAGAATAAAATCTCCTCAAGTTACCTGCATTCCATGTTCTCGGGATTTCTTTGCCGTCGAATTTCTCCAATTTGTAGGCACCTTTGCCGAGCACTTCTTtgactctgtagggaccttcccagtttgccgccagctttccttctcctggggtcggtAGCCCGATGTCATTACGTCGCAAGACGAGGTCATTCTCCTCGAATTCCCTCCTGAGCACCTTGGTGTTATAGCGCAGGGCCATTCTTTGTTTCAGTGCTACCTCCGACAAGTGGGCCATCTCTCTGGCCTCATCCACCAGGTCTTTCTCCActgcttcttctactcctttcagAAGTAACCGTGGGCTCGGCTCGCCGATCTCCACGGGTATTATCGCATCAACCCCGTACGTCAGGTAGAAAGGGGTTTCTCTCGTGGAGCTTTGCTCGGTTGTATGGTAGGACCAGAGAACCGAGGCGAGTTTGTCGGCCCATGCACCTTTTTTGCTATCCAACCGCTTCTTGAGGCCCAGCAAGATGACCTTATTTGCGGACTCCACTTGTCCATTCGTCTGGGGGTGTTTTACCGAGGAGATCTTCTGTTTTATGCCCAGGCCGGTGAGGAATTCTGCGAATTTCTTGTTAGTGAATTGTGTCCCGTTGTCCGAGATGACGACTTCTGGGATGACGAAccgggttatcacctgcctccacatgaactttctaCAGTTGGCTGATGATATACTGGCCAGGggttcagcctctatccatttggtgtagtagtcaatGGCAACTATGAGATATTTGAATTGCCCCGGGCCAACCGGGAAGGGTCCTAGGAGGTCGACTCCTCATTGTGCAAAAGGTCGGG carries:
- the LOC107640631 gene encoding uncharacterized protein K02A2.6-like; this encodes MWRQVITRFVIPEVVISDNGTQFTNKKFAEFLTGLGIKQKISSVKHPQTNGQVESANKVILLGLKKRLDSKKGAWADKLASVLWSYHTTEQSSTRETPFYLTYGVDAIIPVEIGEPSPRLLLKGVEEAVEKDLVDEAREMAHLSEVALKQRMALRYNTKVT